The Congregibacter litoralis KT71 genome contains a region encoding:
- a CDS encoding sigma-54-dependent Fis family transcriptional regulator — MSNRARILLIGYRKFSELINAVLPDYRDEAEVIIVESVASGSVDYHALVKEHKPDVVASAGSNAAFLQNALKLPVIAQPVTDTDIVDAVARARRIGQRVHVFTYAAKAESEGRLFQALPSLLGESLAHDSYTTTDEASEKLLAMAAAGNTDVVVGPSYICELAARRGLPAVLIYSRESARAMLDEALRQARARDPGRDSGGSPGRFVIDSPQMSRVAELARTYALGSAAVLLQGESGTGKEHIAREIHQASDYRDGALVAINCGSIPNELFESELFGYVDGAFTSSRRGGRVGLVEQANGGVLYLDEVGEMPLAQQVKLLRVLQERSVRPVGGTRELSLDFKVIAATNCDLQEAVEAGQFRDDLYYRLNVFTLRLPPLRERPEDVSAIAEHYLAEYARQYDVELDVPTLMARLKAPFEQYRWPGNVRELQNFAERLAVNAAHGASIEELRLEELLPELSVPRGEATPAGLLKEQECRAIADAMRRLGGDKTAVSKELGISPTTLWRRLKEMGWNEGQGANGVGGKKSKQYSRG, encoded by the coding sequence ATGAGCAATCGGGCCCGCATTCTGCTCATCGGTTATCGTAAGTTCAGTGAGCTGATCAACGCGGTACTGCCGGACTATCGCGATGAGGCTGAAGTAATCATTGTGGAATCCGTGGCCTCGGGCAGCGTGGATTACCACGCCCTTGTGAAGGAGCATAAGCCAGACGTTGTGGCCAGCGCGGGCTCCAACGCCGCATTTTTGCAAAACGCCCTCAAGCTTCCGGTTATCGCCCAGCCCGTCACCGATACGGACATTGTTGATGCCGTCGCCCGGGCCCGACGCATTGGCCAGCGTGTCCACGTCTTTACCTACGCCGCGAAAGCGGAATCCGAGGGGCGCCTCTTTCAGGCGCTGCCGTCATTACTGGGTGAGAGCCTGGCGCACGACAGCTACACAACGACCGATGAGGCCTCGGAGAAGCTCCTGGCCATGGCCGCGGCCGGGAATACAGACGTTGTGGTGGGGCCAAGTTATATCTGCGAACTCGCCGCTCGTCGCGGCCTTCCTGCCGTGTTGATTTACAGCCGGGAGTCGGCCAGAGCGATGCTCGACGAAGCCCTGCGCCAGGCGCGGGCGCGCGACCCGGGGAGAGACTCCGGGGGATCGCCCGGTCGTTTTGTGATCGATTCCCCCCAGATGTCCAGAGTGGCTGAGCTGGCACGCACCTACGCCCTCGGGAGTGCGGCGGTCCTCCTTCAGGGAGAAAGCGGTACGGGTAAAGAACACATCGCCCGGGAAATCCACCAGGCCTCGGATTACCGCGATGGCGCGCTGGTGGCCATCAACTGCGGGAGTATTCCCAACGAGCTTTTTGAGAGCGAACTCTTTGGCTACGTCGATGGCGCTTTCACCAGCTCCAGGCGTGGCGGGCGCGTCGGTCTTGTGGAGCAGGCTAACGGCGGGGTGCTGTATCTGGATGAGGTAGGGGAAATGCCCCTGGCCCAACAGGTGAAACTCCTGCGGGTGCTCCAGGAGCGCAGCGTGCGACCCGTGGGAGGTACCCGGGAACTGTCTCTGGACTTTAAGGTAATAGCAGCCACCAACTGCGATCTACAGGAGGCCGTTGAGGCCGGGCAGTTTCGCGATGATCTTTATTACCGTCTAAACGTATTTACCTTACGACTTCCTCCCCTGCGCGAGCGACCCGAGGATGTGTCTGCCATTGCTGAGCATTATCTGGCGGAGTACGCACGACAATACGACGTGGAGCTGGATGTCCCGACGTTGATGGCGAGGCTGAAAGCGCCCTTCGAACAATACCGGTGGCCGGGCAATGTTCGTGAGTTGCAGAATTTTGCCGAGCGTCTTGCAGTTAATGCAGCCCACGGCGCGTCCATTGAGGAACTTCGCCTTGAAGAATTACTGCCGGAGCTGTCTGTGCCCCGCGGGGAGGCTACGCCCGCAGGGTTGCTGAAGGAACAGGAATGTCGGGCGATCGCCGATGCCATGCGCCGTCTTGGCGGCGACAAGACGGCGGTCAGTAAAGAGTTAGGTATCAGTCCCACAACCTTGTGGCGCCGCCTCAAAGAAATGGGCTGGAATGAAGGACAAGGCGCCAACGGCGTCGGCGGTAAAAAAAGTAAACAATACTCACGAGGGTAG
- a CDS encoding TonB-dependent receptor, which yields MQSMTKPLVQALAATLLLPGTQWVMAQGNNLSIEEVVVTARKRSENLQEVPIAISAIDEDTIQRAGIQRAGDYVGLVPNVTLVDSANVGDTQLSIRGIISTRDAESTFAYVVDGVLSTNPNSFNEELFDVQQIEVLKGPQGALYGRNAVAGAILVTTKEPTNEFEARVGGTVGNVGTLRGNAMFSGPIVKDKLLGRIAISTSETDGFYENIFTNQDDVVDYLEDTSIRGRLKWNVTDNLSLDFRGGYSDVSAGAINFNAGFAIPAFVEAFGAPNYNQDVNDVDFRFIFNTPGENEQTTTDFAVKLDWALDFADLVANVAYSDLEESLLSDGTAATFYGYELTPSCQAGRGELNSFTRPDLFGEPFNPFGVLPPGADFQGVYGPYNPLTCDGYQYQERNQEDISIDARLVGPEDDAIRWIAGVYYADIERESLVAYGADQGEGFLKQPYVDPTGPNPTDLLFWDEFNTEVYAIYGQLEFDLSDTMELAFALRYDREEREVSNKVPNVLNSGLNVNLLDPATGAPLPINPAFGNNPNGIPDRARDFSQFQPKATWNWAATDAVNVYASYGLGFRSGGFNAIGTEDLLNFWFNAGFGGPGEVVDAQLQVTDDYDKEVSTAFEVGFKSEWMDRRLRLNAAAFRTDVEDNQFFEFYAGPFGILRTVTTIDDLYIQGIEADFTFVATEYLTVYGGLGLMDSEIEKNEHRPLSEGNDVPQAPETTGNLGAELSFPVGGNMQLVSRVDWQYTGEMWFHTLQGEETPTIWNAFFGPGFNQNFSKSSRDAFSTVDLRVGLEGDNWAITAWGRNITDEEYLQEVIPTPEFGGSFLHPSALRSYGVDFRYSF from the coding sequence ATGCAAAGCATGACGAAACCGCTAGTGCAGGCGCTGGCAGCGACTCTGTTGCTACCAGGGACGCAATGGGTGATGGCTCAGGGCAACAACCTGTCCATTGAAGAGGTCGTGGTAACCGCGCGGAAACGTTCTGAGAATCTTCAGGAAGTGCCCATTGCGATTTCCGCCATCGACGAGGACACGATCCAGCGAGCGGGTATTCAGCGCGCTGGCGATTACGTAGGACTGGTGCCCAACGTGACCCTGGTGGACTCCGCGAACGTCGGCGATACCCAGCTGAGCATCCGGGGCATTATTTCAACGCGCGATGCGGAGTCGACTTTCGCCTATGTCGTTGACGGCGTTCTCAGCACCAACCCCAACAGCTTCAACGAAGAGCTGTTTGACGTGCAGCAGATTGAAGTACTGAAAGGCCCCCAGGGGGCGCTCTATGGCCGTAACGCAGTGGCCGGCGCGATCCTGGTAACCACGAAAGAACCCACCAATGAGTTTGAGGCCCGGGTAGGCGGTACCGTCGGTAACGTCGGCACCCTGCGTGGCAACGCCATGTTCAGTGGTCCCATCGTCAAAGACAAACTGCTGGGACGTATTGCCATCAGCACCAGCGAAACCGACGGTTTCTACGAGAATATATTCACCAACCAGGATGACGTGGTGGATTATCTCGAAGACACCAGTATCCGTGGCCGGCTCAAGTGGAACGTGACGGACAATCTGAGTCTCGATTTCCGGGGTGGCTACTCCGATGTCTCTGCCGGAGCGATTAACTTCAATGCGGGTTTCGCGATTCCTGCCTTTGTAGAAGCTTTCGGTGCGCCGAACTACAACCAGGATGTGAACGACGTTGATTTTCGTTTCATCTTCAACACCCCCGGCGAGAACGAACAGACCACCACCGACTTTGCCGTTAAGCTCGATTGGGCGCTGGACTTTGCGGATCTCGTGGCCAATGTGGCATACAGCGATCTTGAAGAGTCCCTGCTTTCTGACGGTACCGCTGCGACCTTCTATGGCTACGAACTGACACCCTCCTGTCAGGCGGGTCGTGGAGAGCTGAACAGCTTCACGCGTCCCGATCTCTTTGGCGAGCCCTTCAACCCTTTCGGCGTGTTGCCCCCGGGTGCTGATTTTCAGGGCGTCTACGGCCCCTATAACCCGCTTACCTGCGATGGCTATCAGTACCAGGAGCGTAATCAGGAAGACATCAGCATCGATGCCCGCCTCGTGGGTCCCGAGGATGATGCGATTCGCTGGATTGCCGGTGTGTATTACGCGGATATCGAGCGGGAATCCCTGGTTGCCTACGGCGCGGATCAGGGGGAGGGCTTTCTCAAGCAGCCCTACGTGGATCCCACGGGCCCCAACCCCACGGATCTGCTGTTCTGGGATGAATTCAACACGGAAGTCTATGCCATCTATGGTCAGTTGGAGTTCGATCTCTCGGACACCATGGAGCTGGCCTTCGCTCTGCGTTACGATCGGGAAGAGCGGGAAGTCAGCAACAAGGTGCCCAATGTTCTCAACTCCGGCCTGAACGTCAATCTCCTGGATCCCGCAACCGGTGCCCCCCTGCCGATCAACCCTGCCTTTGGCAACAACCCCAATGGTATTCCCGACCGCGCCCGGGACTTCAGTCAGTTTCAGCCCAAGGCAACGTGGAACTGGGCCGCGACGGATGCGGTGAATGTCTACGCGAGCTACGGCCTGGGATTTCGTAGCGGTGGTTTCAATGCCATCGGTACCGAGGACCTCCTCAATTTCTGGTTTAACGCCGGCTTCGGCGGTCCCGGTGAGGTGGTCGATGCGCAGCTTCAGGTTACCGACGACTATGACAAGGAAGTCTCCACGGCCTTCGAAGTGGGCTTTAAGTCCGAGTGGATGGATCGACGTCTTCGTTTGAATGCGGCGGCCTTCCGCACCGATGTGGAAGATAACCAGTTCTTCGAATTCTACGCCGGTCCCTTCGGTATTCTGCGAACGGTCACTACCATCGATGATCTGTATATTCAGGGCATCGAGGCAGACTTCACATTTGTGGCCACGGAGTACCTCACCGTGTATGGCGGCCTCGGACTGATGGACTCCGAGATCGAGAAGAACGAACACCGCCCTCTGTCTGAGGGCAACGATGTGCCTCAGGCGCCGGAGACCACAGGTAATCTGGGTGCAGAGTTGAGCTTCCCCGTGGGTGGCAACATGCAGTTGGTGAGTCGTGTTGACTGGCAGTACACGGGCGAGATGTGGTTCCACACGCTTCAGGGTGAGGAAACGCCAACGATCTGGAATGCCTTCTTCGGACCCGGGTTCAACCAGAACTTTTCAAAGTCCTCCCGTGATGCGTTCAGCACTGTAGATTTGCGTGTGGGACTCGAGGGTGACAACTGGGCTATCACCGCCTGGGGGCGCAACATTACGGACGAGGAGTATCTTCAGGAAGTTATTCCTACGCCGGAGTTCGGAGGCAGCTTCTTGCATCCCTCAGCGCTGCGAAGCTACGGCGTAGACTTCCGCTATAGCTTCTAA
- a CDS encoding isochorismatase family protein: MADLARQSQSLGTRPALLLIDMINAFTDADSPLGSESDAVVQACVRLQEAFRARDLPLCFTSVVYSNDGQAKVFRARLPALNMLIEGSAATAVDERLRPRASEPVFAKQYASAFFATGLDQWLKDQSVDSLVVVGLTTSGCVRASVVDGLQHDYVVCVPREAVGDRNSDAHIANLHDMHAKYAEVLSVDDVIRTLQGSL; this comes from the coding sequence ATGGCTGACCTCGCCCGTCAATCCCAATCCCTGGGAACGCGTCCGGCCTTGTTGTTGATCGATATGATCAACGCATTTACCGATGCTGACAGTCCCCTGGGATCGGAGAGCGACGCGGTGGTACAGGCCTGCGTAAGGCTGCAGGAAGCTTTTCGAGCGCGTGACTTACCCCTGTGTTTTACTTCGGTGGTGTATTCAAACGATGGGCAGGCGAAGGTCTTCCGGGCGCGCCTGCCGGCGCTGAATATGCTCATCGAGGGAAGCGCTGCCACGGCGGTGGATGAGCGACTCCGTCCCAGGGCATCGGAGCCGGTCTTTGCCAAGCAATATGCCAGCGCTTTTTTCGCCACGGGGCTGGATCAATGGCTGAAGGATCAATCCGTTGATTCCCTGGTGGTTGTAGGATTAACCACCAGCGGCTGTGTGCGCGCCTCCGTAGTTGATGGATTGCAGCACGATTATGTGGTGTGCGTTCCCCGGGAAGCCGTGGGTGATCGCAATAGCGATGCCCACATCGCAAATCTGCACGACATGCACGCAAAGTATGCCGAGGTGCTGTCGGTAGATGATGTGATCCGAACGCTGCAGGGCTCTTTATGA
- a CDS encoding bifunctional diguanylate cyclase/phosphodiesterase, whose translation MSTTNLLPQSEAVFLEAGIGTWRWDASSGEFQLSDDGIAMLQVRADELPLGVDTIIGQILDEDVAGFQSAMAELITAPGLIEVDFRALLDDGDIRWYRAIGRSYASPDASVTHAAGVLLDVTTQRSAEQYYDAFFQQPNGMHLVASIDGEIRLTNSAWQLVLGHGDAELQGQNLLDLVHPEDREATLAEMGKLSQGMYTLYFENRYRHRDGSYRVIAWSAATAERESVICAVGRDISQEHAARRGLFQAAAVFKNSGEGILISDKDGRIRDVNAAFSRITGYSREDAIGQPTSLLRSGRHDGDFYADMWQTLQRDGVWRGEIWNRRKSGTVFPELLTISKIDGPDGGFMAIFTDISQLKETEEQLQKLAHYDPLTNLPNRFLVNECLEHSIRRAQRRSDHLAVFFLDIDSFKNINDSLGHFAGDKLLKTTANRLKALLRDDDSVGRIGGDEFLMVLDDISTPDDATHIAEKIIGALRKPMILEGRSISVSASIGISIYPEDGQTAETLMSNADAAMYNAKDQGRDTFRFYSEHLTRQAFQNVLIDSALREAVSRQEFRLAFQPQVNTDNGSLLGLEVLLRWHHLTLGTVSPSQFIPQAERTGLIRDIGHWVLEQSCLQGSRWIAEGLQFGHLAVNVSAPQFRAEDFVAQVRKVLADTEFPPEKLELELTESVLVHDTEKLIENMHELRALGVMFAIDDFGTGYSSLSYLKRMPIDRLKLDKSFVDHIVSDDSDRIIAGAVLALGKAMGLPVIAEGIEQEAQARVLQSLGCKHFQGYLYGRPMYGPRIEVVLRAHLEKKT comes from the coding sequence GTGAGCACGACAAACTTATTGCCCCAGAGCGAGGCGGTGTTTCTGGAGGCCGGCATTGGCACCTGGCGCTGGGATGCGAGCAGTGGCGAGTTTCAGCTATCGGACGATGGCATCGCCATGTTGCAGGTGCGGGCTGATGAGCTACCCCTGGGCGTCGACACCATCATCGGGCAGATTCTTGACGAAGACGTTGCTGGGTTTCAGTCGGCAATGGCTGAACTTATCACTGCGCCGGGACTCATCGAGGTGGATTTTCGAGCCCTCTTGGACGATGGTGATATCCGTTGGTACCGGGCCATTGGCCGCAGCTATGCATCTCCCGACGCTTCAGTTACCCACGCCGCGGGCGTGTTACTCGATGTCACCACCCAGCGCAGCGCCGAGCAGTACTACGATGCTTTTTTTCAACAGCCCAATGGCATGCATCTGGTGGCCTCCATTGACGGAGAAATACGCCTCACCAACAGCGCCTGGCAGTTGGTGCTTGGCCATGGCGACGCGGAACTTCAGGGGCAAAACCTTCTTGACCTCGTGCACCCTGAGGACCGGGAAGCCACCCTCGCGGAAATGGGCAAGCTTTCTCAGGGTATGTACACCCTGTATTTTGAAAACCGCTATCGGCACAGAGATGGCAGCTATCGCGTTATCGCCTGGTCGGCGGCAACGGCTGAACGCGAATCTGTTATCTGCGCCGTGGGCCGGGATATTTCCCAGGAGCATGCCGCCCGGCGCGGACTTTTTCAGGCCGCGGCGGTATTTAAGAACAGCGGCGAAGGCATTCTTATATCCGACAAGGACGGTCGCATCCGTGACGTCAATGCCGCCTTCTCCCGCATTACCGGCTATAGCCGGGAAGACGCCATAGGGCAGCCGACAAGCTTGCTTCGGTCCGGTCGCCATGATGGGGACTTTTACGCCGACATGTGGCAGACCTTGCAAAGGGATGGTGTGTGGCGCGGCGAGATCTGGAACCGCCGAAAATCCGGCACCGTTTTTCCGGAGCTCCTCACCATCAGTAAAATTGATGGGCCCGATGGGGGCTTCATGGCGATTTTTACCGATATCAGTCAGCTCAAGGAAACGGAAGAGCAGCTGCAGAAACTCGCGCACTACGACCCCCTCACCAATTTGCCCAATCGTTTTCTCGTAAACGAATGCCTGGAACACAGTATCCGACGAGCGCAGAGACGCTCAGACCATCTGGCGGTGTTTTTCCTGGATATCGACAGTTTCAAAAACATCAACGACAGTCTCGGTCATTTCGCCGGGGATAAACTGCTCAAGACAACAGCGAATCGTCTTAAAGCATTGCTGCGGGATGACGACAGCGTGGGACGTATCGGCGGCGATGAGTTCCTCATGGTGCTGGACGACATAAGCACGCCGGACGATGCCACGCATATCGCAGAGAAAATTATCGGGGCTCTGCGCAAACCCATGATTCTGGAAGGCCGCAGTATCTCCGTGAGTGCCAGCATCGGCATCAGCATTTATCCTGAGGACGGGCAAACCGCTGAAACGCTGATGAGTAATGCCGACGCGGCCATGTACAACGCCAAAGACCAGGGTCGGGACACCTTTCGTTTCTACTCCGAGCACCTCACCCGTCAGGCTTTTCAGAACGTGCTTATTGATTCCGCTCTGCGGGAGGCAGTTTCGCGCCAGGAGTTCCGCCTCGCCTTTCAGCCCCAGGTGAACACGGACAATGGCTCTCTCCTGGGTCTGGAAGTGCTTTTGCGCTGGCACCACCTTACGCTGGGCACGGTCTCACCATCGCAGTTCATCCCCCAGGCCGAGCGTACGGGGCTCATCCGGGATATAGGCCACTGGGTGCTTGAACAATCCTGTCTTCAGGGCAGCCGATGGATTGCCGAGGGCCTACAGTTCGGTCACCTCGCGGTTAATGTCTCGGCACCGCAGTTTCGTGCCGAGGACTTTGTGGCCCAGGTCCGCAAGGTGCTCGCAGACACGGAATTCCCCCCGGAGAAACTCGAGCTTGAGCTGACGGAAAGTGTGTTGGTGCACGATACGGAAAAACTCATCGAGAACATGCACGAATTGCGCGCGCTCGGCGTTATGTTTGCCATCGATGATTTTGGTACGGGCTATTCCTCCCTGTCCTACCTCAAGCGCATGCCCATCGATCGCCTCAAGCTGGATAAATCCTTTGTAGATCACATTGTCAGCGACGACAGTGATCGCATTATCGCCGGTGCGGTTCTGGCTTTGGGGAAGGCCATGGGCCTGCCCGTGATCGCGGAAGGTATTGAGCAGGAAGCACAGGCCCGTGTTCTCCAGAGCCTTGGCTGCAAGCACTTTCAGGGTTATCTCTACGGCAGGCCCATGTATGGTCCCCGCATCGAAGTCGTGCTTCGCGCCCATCTGGAGAAAAAAACCTGA
- the gcvP gene encoding aminomethyl-transferring glycine dehydrogenase encodes MSMERLTNLEGHDEFIARHIGPSEAQQSEMALAVGYASVDALIDATVPANIRLGAAMNLDDPQREVDVIARLKAMAEQNHLCKNFIGMGYYGTHTPAVIQRNVLENPGWYTAYTPYQAEISQGRLEALLSYQQVIMDLTGMELANASMLDEASAAAEAMTLTQRVNKKNKSTRFIVDSDCHPQTLAVLQTRAEPLGIDIVYGDAATELQNGEAFGLFLQYPGSSGEISDPSALIESAHAKNTLVVVASDLLALLLLKAPGDLGADVVVGNSQRFGVPMGFGGPHAAFFATRDAYKRSTPGRIIGVSVDRDGRPALRMAMQTREQHIRREKATSNICTAQALLAVMAAFYAMYHGPEGLRRIAERVQLLTAGLATALRSSGIAIENQHFVDTLTIDPKGQRDAILARAKEHNINLRCDKEDTLGISLDETTTRADLALLIEVITGEAVNVDALSAESGIPDALQRDVDYLQHPLFNEYHSETEMLRYMRRLESKDIALNRSMIALGSCTMKLNATTEMLPVTWEGFGALHPFAPADQTRGYSELLTDLERMLTECTGYDAVSLQPNAGSQGEYAGLLVIKRYHESRGDHDRNICLIPSSAHGTNPASAVLAGMRVVIVECDALGNVDIGDLRQKAEKHSAELAAIMVTYPSTHGVFEEGIVEVCAIVHEHGGQVYVDGANLNALVGLAAPGKFGADVSHLNLHKTFCIPHGGGGPGMGPIGVGAHLQPFLPSHPVRPVPGLSDDNDVVCATPYGSASILPISWAYIALMGASGLTHASKVAIVSANYIAHRLRDHFAVLYTGSSGTVAHECIIDIRPIKEASGIGEEDIAKRLMDFGFHAPTMSFPVAGTLMIEPTESESLAEIDRFCDALITIREEIREVENGRWSLEDNPLVNAPHTLQDLTAEEWTHAYSRKQAAFAMDSLQQDKYWPPVSRIDNVYGDRNLFCACPSIDSFRESSEDETTVG; translated from the coding sequence GATGATCCCCAACGGGAGGTGGATGTCATCGCCCGGCTGAAGGCCATGGCGGAGCAAAATCATCTCTGTAAAAACTTTATCGGTATGGGTTACTACGGCACCCATACACCGGCGGTGATACAGCGAAATGTGCTGGAAAATCCGGGCTGGTACACCGCCTATACGCCCTATCAGGCAGAAATCTCTCAGGGCCGTCTCGAGGCGCTGCTGAGTTACCAGCAGGTCATCATGGATCTCACGGGCATGGAGCTGGCGAACGCATCCATGCTGGATGAGGCGAGCGCTGCCGCCGAGGCCATGACGCTTACCCAGCGGGTGAACAAAAAAAATAAGAGCACGCGCTTTATTGTCGATAGCGATTGTCACCCCCAGACCCTGGCGGTACTGCAGACCCGCGCGGAACCCCTGGGCATCGACATTGTGTACGGCGACGCGGCGACGGAATTGCAAAACGGCGAGGCCTTCGGACTATTTTTGCAGTACCCCGGCAGCAGTGGCGAGATTTCCGATCCCAGCGCTCTGATTGAAAGCGCCCATGCCAAGAACACCCTCGTTGTCGTCGCCAGTGATCTTCTGGCTTTGCTGTTACTCAAGGCGCCGGGAGATCTGGGAGCCGATGTGGTCGTCGGCAACAGCCAGCGCTTTGGCGTGCCCATGGGCTTTGGTGGTCCCCACGCGGCATTTTTTGCCACCCGGGATGCCTACAAGCGCTCCACTCCCGGTCGCATCATCGGTGTCTCCGTAGATCGCGATGGTCGCCCTGCCCTGCGCATGGCCATGCAGACCCGGGAACAACATATCCGCCGGGAAAAGGCCACCAGCAATATCTGCACCGCGCAGGCTCTGCTGGCGGTGATGGCGGCGTTTTACGCCATGTACCACGGCCCCGAAGGTCTCCGTCGCATCGCGGAGCGCGTGCAACTGTTAACCGCAGGCCTTGCGACGGCCCTGCGCAGCAGCGGCATTGCTATCGAGAACCAGCATTTCGTTGACACCCTCACCATTGATCCCAAGGGGCAGCGGGACGCCATTCTCGCACGCGCCAAAGAGCACAACATCAATCTCCGTTGTGACAAAGAAGACACCCTGGGTATTTCCCTTGACGAAACGACCACACGCGCGGACCTCGCATTACTGATTGAGGTGATCACCGGCGAAGCCGTGAACGTCGACGCGCTCAGCGCCGAGAGCGGTATTCCTGACGCTTTGCAGCGGGATGTGGATTATCTTCAGCATCCCCTGTTTAACGAATACCACTCAGAGACCGAAATGCTGCGCTACATGCGGCGTCTGGAGAGCAAGGACATCGCCCTCAACCGCTCCATGATTGCCCTGGGCAGCTGCACCATGAAACTCAACGCCACAACGGAAATGCTGCCCGTCACCTGGGAAGGCTTTGGCGCTCTGCATCCCTTTGCTCCCGCTGATCAGACCAGGGGTTACAGTGAATTACTGACGGATCTGGAGCGTATGCTCACGGAATGCACGGGCTACGATGCCGTGTCCCTGCAGCCGAACGCCGGGTCTCAGGGTGAATACGCGGGTCTCCTGGTGATCAAGCGCTATCATGAAAGCCGTGGCGATCACGATCGCAATATCTGCCTTATTCCCTCCTCGGCCCACGGCACCAATCCCGCGAGTGCCGTCCTCGCGGGCATGCGCGTGGTCATCGTTGAGTGCGATGCCCTGGGTAACGTGGACATTGGCGACCTCCGCCAAAAAGCCGAAAAGCACAGCGCCGAATTGGCGGCCATCATGGTCACCTACCCCTCCACGCACGGCGTGTTTGAAGAGGGTATCGTCGAGGTCTGCGCCATTGTCCACGAGCATGGCGGGCAGGTTTATGTCGACGGCGCCAACCTCAATGCTCTGGTGGGGCTGGCCGCTCCCGGTAAATTCGGTGCTGATGTCTCCCACCTGAACCTGCACAAAACCTTCTGCATTCCTCACGGCGGTGGCGGGCCCGGCATGGGTCCCATTGGTGTAGGCGCCCATCTCCAGCCCTTCCTGCCCTCTCACCCGGTCAGACCCGTGCCGGGCCTGTCGGATGACAACGATGTGGTCTGTGCCACGCCCTACGGCAGCGCATCCATCCTGCCCATTTCCTGGGCCTACATCGCGCTCATGGGAGCCTCCGGACTGACCCACGCCAGCAAGGTGGCCATTGTTTCCGCCAACTACATTGCCCATCGCCTGCGCGATCATTTTGCCGTGCTCTACACCGGCAGCAGCGGCACCGTGGCTCATGAGTGCATTATCGATATCAGGCCCATCAAGGAAGCCAGCGGTATCGGCGAAGAGGACATCGCCAAGCGTCTTATGGATTTTGGCTTTCATGCGCCCACCATGTCCTTCCCCGTTGCGGGCACCCTGATGATTGAGCCCACGGAGTCGGAATCCCTTGCCGAGATCGATCGCTTCTGTGATGCCCTGATCACAATCCGGGAGGAAATCCGCGAAGTCGAAAACGGCCGCTGGTCCCTCGAAGACAATCCTCTGGTAAACGCGCCGCACACCCTGCAAGATCTCACTGCCGAGGAGTGGACTCACGCTTACAGCCGCAAGCAGGCCGCATTTGCCATGGACTCCCTGCAGCAGGACAAATACTGGCCACCCGTCAGTCGCATCGACAATGTCTACGGCGACCGCAATTTGTTTTGTGCCTGTCCATCAATAGACAGCTTCCGCGAGAGCAGCGAGGATGAAACTACCGTCGGATAG